Proteins encoded in a region of the Paenibacillus sp. E222 genome:
- a CDS encoding GNAT family N-acetyltransferase, translating to MNIVIEKLKDTDLESLYEFEIENRTFFEEMVPSRGNDYYKPEGFKVRNESLLDEQAKGLSFFYLIKDENNSILGRINLVDIDDSDKIGFLGYRVGQIHTGKGIAKKALKLFLNTIVDLDIKEVEAKTTTNNIASQKVLEKNGFEHTETSDKEFEMNGQMLKFISYKWINKSLF from the coding sequence ATGAATATAGTAATTGAGAAGTTAAAAGACACTGATCTTGAAAGCTTGTATGAATTTGAGATTGAAAACAGAACTTTTTTCGAGGAAATGGTACCGTCTCGAGGAAATGATTATTACAAGCCTGAGGGTTTTAAAGTAAGGAATGAATCTCTGCTTGATGAACAAGCTAAAGGACTTTCCTTTTTTTATTTAATAAAAGACGAAAATAATTCTATTCTTGGAAGAATAAATTTAGTTGATATTGATGATTCCGATAAAATAGGATTTCTCGGCTATAGAGTGGGACAAATTCACACTGGAAAAGGTATTGCTAAAAAAGCATTAAAATTATTTCTCAATACAATAGTTGATTTAGATATAAAAGAAGTTGAGGCAAAAACAACCACCAACAATATAGCATCTCAGAAAGTTTTAGAGAAAAACGGATTCGAGCATACAGAAACTAGTGATAAAGAATTTGAAATGAATGGGCAAATGTTAAAATTCATTAGTTATAAATGGATAAATAAATCATTGTTTTAA
- a CDS encoding EndoU domain-containing protein, with protein MQRIQVHPDELEEKARLVQQKKLELERMVRDLEKSIYLLQSEWSGVTGERFFWDFMQVKEVFPATIGLLDKIQNEFIFIAKSFRTADGSGEVALYIPEELKRNFGVGLLDKSVGETVTGIGQTAEALFYDPFGTVASVAYGLTLGRVVDVGRGIGFAWDAAWGTGTARSDIEQFVDEQKKQMDESGVGYYSGSVMGQVLAYAFVGRALRSKEDMGGGLGGGKKEADKGKEGAGQDGKPVVNKERWLGSLQNTENFKTGTKENGLSHIFGGEILKNGNANGFHYEGMPNSNGKIVGKVDTPNEFGVYQANVEINGVPKGPKSTFFPKEWTPQQVIDSVNEAFNSKVNIKKQ; from the coding sequence ATGCAGCGTATTCAGGTACATCCCGATGAATTAGAGGAAAAAGCGCGATTGGTTCAACAGAAGAAGCTGGAATTGGAGCGAATGGTACGGGATCTGGAAAAATCAATTTACCTGTTGCAGTCCGAATGGTCTGGTGTCACAGGAGAGCGGTTCTTCTGGGATTTTATGCAGGTGAAAGAAGTTTTCCCAGCCACAATTGGGCTATTGGATAAAATTCAGAATGAATTTATATTTATAGCGAAGAGTTTTAGAACAGCGGATGGTTCGGGTGAGGTTGCACTGTACATTCCGGAAGAACTGAAACGAAATTTCGGTGTTGGACTGCTCGACAAGTCGGTTGGAGAGACCGTAACGGGAATTGGACAGACAGCAGAGGCGCTCTTTTATGATCCATTCGGGACGGTCGCCAGTGTGGCCTATGGGCTGACTTTGGGCAGAGTGGTCGATGTTGGACGAGGAATCGGATTCGCATGGGATGCCGCTTGGGGCACAGGAACAGCCAGGTCTGACATTGAGCAGTTTGTAGATGAGCAGAAGAAACAGATGGATGAGAGTGGGGTAGGCTATTATAGTGGTTCTGTGATGGGTCAGGTATTGGCCTACGCCTTTGTTGGCAGGGCGCTTCGTTCGAAAGAAGATATGGGCGGGGGATTAGGGGGAGGTAAGAAAGAAGCGGATAAGGGTAAAGAAGGGGCTGGACAAGATGGTAAACCTGTTGTAAATAAAGAGAGGTGGCTCGGGAGTCTACAAAATACAGAAAACTTTAAAACAGGAACTAAAGAAAACGGATTAAGCCATATTTTTGGTGGTGAAATACTCAAAAATGGGAATGCCAATGGTTTTCATTATGAAGGGATGCCAAATAGTAACGGCAAAATTGTCGGGAAAGTTGATACACCTAATGAGTTTGGTGTCTATCAAGCCAATGTTGAAATTAATGGAGTACCAAAAGGACCCAAATCCACATTTTTTCCAAAGGAATGGACACCACAACAGGTAATTGATTCAGTAAATGAAGCTTTTAATAGTAAAGTAAATATAAAAAAACAATAA
- a CDS encoding permease prefix domain 1-containing protein produces the protein MEVIEQYLDQVLRYTFLSKREKSEWREEMAAHLHSSTDHYRSQGYSEEQAMERSIQQFGSISELRRTVTKETYGFNMRTILGCALASFILFIVTLVAGLVANQYGVHNRYIEIMPVVLITVSALSICICLTRKRVDRLCLLSLPLLFALGYLQAYFQILVDYWGEGLSFTMFEKLFFSGSYDISGRIEVMLIGDLFLVTQVLILFAVSKNRYISILPFVFSTMYTLVHMMMFTLYYAFFTSEQFSSSVTQGYGVFLDGNVQRLMEIGLNLVIGALVLVLLMLWGKWTSKRKLNLA, from the coding sequence ATGGAAGTCATTGAACAATATTTAGATCAAGTACTCCGCTATACGTTTTTGTCCAAACGGGAAAAGTCCGAGTGGAGAGAAGAAATGGCCGCTCATCTCCATTCGTCTACCGATCACTATAGAAGTCAGGGATATTCTGAAGAACAGGCTATGGAACGCAGCATCCAACAATTTGGCTCTATTTCAGAACTACGCAGAACGGTAACCAAAGAAACATATGGATTCAATATGAGGACGATACTTGGTTGTGCTTTAGCAAGTTTTATCCTTTTCATCGTGACACTCGTAGCTGGACTAGTAGCCAATCAATACGGTGTACATAACCGATATATCGAGATTATGCCGGTTGTTTTGATTACCGTGAGTGCATTAAGCATCTGTATATGTTTAACTCGTAAACGAGTAGATCGACTTTGTCTGCTATCTCTGCCACTGTTATTTGCCTTAGGATATCTGCAAGCCTACTTTCAAATCTTGGTTGATTATTGGGGTGAGGGATTATCGTTTACGATGTTTGAAAAGTTATTTTTCAGTGGTTCATATGATATTTCCGGTCGGATTGAAGTCATGTTGATAGGCGATTTGTTCCTGGTAACACAAGTGCTCATCCTTTTTGCTGTAAGTAAAAATCGTTATATATCCATACTCCCGTTTGTCTTTTCCACCATGTATACATTGGTTCATATGATGATGTTCACTCTCTATTACGCATTCTTTACGTCAGAGCAGTTTAGTTCCTCGGTAACTCAGGGGTATGGCGTTTTCCTGGATGGTAATGTGCAGCGTTTGATGGAGATCGGACTTAATTTGGTTATCGGTGCATTAGTGCTTGTATTATTGATGCTCTGGGGGAAATGGACTTCGAAAAGGAAGTTGAACTTAGCTTGA
- a CDS encoding PadR family transcriptional regulator: MMKGYIDGIVLSVLSKQDAYGYEISKMVHDETNGQFDLKEGTLYPALKRMEANGYIEGYWGEQIGGPRRRYYRMTSEGQTQLDKLRTSWTDNIKIINIFLGGSLHGSH, from the coding sequence ATGATGAAAGGTTACATTGATGGTATTGTACTGTCTGTTCTGAGTAAGCAGGATGCATACGGGTATGAAATATCCAAAATGGTACATGACGAGACGAACGGTCAATTTGATCTGAAAGAAGGGACGTTATATCCCGCCCTCAAACGAATGGAGGCTAATGGGTACATTGAGGGCTATTGGGGGGAGCAAATTGGAGGACCACGGCGACGATATTACCGAATGACCTCCGAGGGTCAGACTCAGCTCGACAAGTTGAGAACATCTTGGACGGATAACATAAAGATCATCAATATTTTCTTGGGAGGGAGTCTTCATGGAAGTCATTGA